A genomic segment from Cyprinus carpio isolate SPL01 chromosome A4, ASM1834038v1, whole genome shotgun sequence encodes:
- the LOC109067648 gene encoding plexin-C1-like, whose amino-acid sequence MRRLLGILVLLKYCIYGDAVNFDSVIKDFVVGNSKLFVLTDHRLHQMRHDLYEEKRKDITNATEHNRVNILVPFDANSTLITCGTLKDGYCEVLDINDITNSIYYESNILIGPRQDEKSVAFITGTSSRRYLLVGKKDEDTKPQDTSYSVVSLWNTLQSQYGGIFSIIAEGSDAIIQSTVTDVEFVDGFQRVSPSESYLFLNTKTDSERKVLVLWMNSSKGKKREIIKSLQAARIRCCSDKARPVLVASTVISSVNGVIWAGVFSAQNQQDPENSALALYDISNVKGRVKGFCAIGEKPCGSESDTELQPLSVVFKYSSMSAVAAVRSGSWIVLFIGTSDGQLIKLVLDEKFTPGCPTVLFKSDDERAVLPRMHFDPVDFKHIYIALRKQVRRVSVVLCAKYITLKDCRAALDPLCGWCVNTQRCSTQDECSDTSWVSIPKNSLQTRLFSFQMTENSSRKVTLHLSLSLESTGNPAFSCNFTKESDILCDGSDPPAVFPNCSCSFPDQILYTGGLRVSATVNIEDQKITETLTLTNCPSITENSPNASHTQCVQCVSSGFHWSSSSKRCEWTHGPGEQLHIQDACKYLLSEMVYNKPAILSLEPNKVSFHGRNNVLLRGRNLESVTKIRIQGDLDCIPKESPVFDRSSDTLRFHIPHSGTKGTVKVCVVTPDARCHGNTIITYGSQPSCTGIHPTVSWSSGGRKIHVQGSNLELVESVTVFPSNEVLKTQYNTSSGDVWFLSHRYDGSGQFSLKLNVGNSTVDCVDYLSYQPDPKFIRFTTFPVANDLQVNIQKKADMLNLSMTDLNINHQHTDQQYPCVLERVESNAIICTIKGESGAVPAYSLTIGIGDTFVLGMGESTESLHQSIEPIWSSMKEQ is encoded by the exons ATGAGAAGATTACTTGGAATTCTTGTACTTTTGAAATACTGTATTTACGGTGATGCAGTGAACTTTGATTCAGTCATCAAGGACTTTGTAGTTGGTAACAGTAAGTTATTCGTTCTTACTGATCATCGACTACATCAGATGAGACATGATCTTTATGAAGAGAAGAGGAAAGACATCACTAATGCCACTGAACACAACAGAGTCAACATCCTGGTGCCTTTTGATGCCAACAGCACCTTGATAACGTGTGGGACCTTAAAAGATGGATATTGTGAGGTCCTTGATATAAATGACATTACAAACAGCATTTACTATGAAAGTAATATACTGATAGGACCGCGACAGGATGAGAAATCTGTTGCCTTCATAACCGGTACAAGTAGCAGAAGGTACCTTTTGGTTGGGAAAAAAGATGAAGACACAAAACCTCAAGATACCAGCTATTCTGTTGTTAGCTTGTGGAACACTTTACAGTCTCAATATGGTGGGATTTTCTCAATAATAGCAGAAGGATCAGATGCCATCATTCAGAGCACTGTGACAGATGTGGAGTTTGTTGATGGATTCCAGAGAGTTTCACCCTCAGAATCCTACTTATTTCTCAACACAAAGACTGACTCCGAGAGGAAAGTGCTCGTCCTGTGGATGAACAGCTctaaaggaaaaaagagagaaatcatCAAATCCCTACAGGCTGCAAGAATACGATGCTGCAGTGATAAAGCTCGTCCGGTGCTCGTCGCCTCTACCGTTATTTCCTCAGTGAACGGAGTTATTTGGGCAGGTGTGTTCAGTGCACAGAATCAGCAGGATCCAGAGAACAGCGCACTGGCTCTGTACGACATCAGTAATGTTAAAGGACGAGTGAAGGGCTTCTGCGCTATTGGTGAAAAGCCTTGTGGTTCTGAG AGTGATACTGAACTTCAGCCGCTCTCTGTGGTGTTCAAGTACAGCTCAATGTCAGCAGTGGCAGCAGTTAGAAGTGGATCCTGGATTGTGCTGTTCATAGGAACCAGTGATGGCCAACTCATAAAG CTTGTGTTGGATGAAAAATTCACACCAGGCTGTCCAACAGTGCTTTTCAAATCTGATGATGAGCGAGCAGTGCTTCCCAGAATGCACTTTGATCCTGTAGATTTCAAACATATCTACATCGCTTTGAGGAAACAG GTTAGAAGAGTGTCTGTGGTTTTGTGTGCTAAATACATCACTCTGAAAGACTGCAGAGCTGCTCTGGATCCTCTCTGTGGCTGGTGTGTGAACACACAGAG ATGTTCTACTCAAGATGAATGTTCAGATACTTCATGGGTGTCCATCCCAAAAAACTCTCTTCAGACACGgctgttttcttttcagatgacAGAGAATTCTTCTAGAAAG GTTACTCTACATCTTTCCTTGAGTCTGGAGAGCACAGGAAATCCTGCTTTCTCATGTAACTTCACTAAAGAAAGTGATATCTTGTGTGACGGCTCTGATCCGCCTGCAGTTTTCCCAAACTGCTCCTGTAGTTTTCCTGACCAGATTCTATACACTGGAG GTTTAAGAGTCTCTGCTACAGTTAATATTGAGGATCAGAAGATCACAGAGACGCTAACACTGACAAACTGCCCAAGTATCACAGAAAATTCACCAAATGCTTCTCATACACA gtgtgtgcAGTGTGTCTCATCTGGGTTTCACTGGTCCTCCTCCTCCAAGCGTTGTGAATGGACACATGGGCCTGGAGAGCAGTTACACATACAG GATGCATGTAAATATCTTCTCTCTGAGATGGTCTACAAT AAGCCAGCGATTCTCTCTTTGGAGCCAAACAAGGTTTctttccatggcagaaacaatgTTTTACTAAGAGGAAGGAACCTGGAATCTGTTACTAAAATCCGTATTCAAGGGGATCTGGACTGTATTCCTAAAGA ATCTCCAGTGTTTGATCGCTCCAGTGACACTTTAAGGTTCCACATTCCTCACAGTGGAACTAAAGGAACAGTGAAAGTGTGTGTTGTTACTCCTGACGCCCGTTGTCATGGTAACACCATCATCACTTACGGTTCTCAGCCCAGCTGCACTGGAATACACCCCACAGTCAGCTGGAGCAG TGGTGGAAGGAAGATTCATGTTCAGGGGAGCAATCTGGAATTAGTGGAATCAGTTACTGTCTTCCCCTCTAATGAAGTGCTGaaaacacaatacaacacaaGCTCAGGG GATGTGTGGTTTCTCTCCCACCGCTATGATGGCAGTGGTCAGTTTAGCTTGAAGTTGAATGTTGGGAACTCCACTGTGGACTGTGTGGATTATTTGTCCTACCAGCCTGATCCTAAGTTCATTCGATTTACTACCTTTCCAGTGGCCAACGATCTACAGGTGAACATTCAG aaaaAGGCAGATATGTTGAATTTGAGTATGACTGATCTAAATATAAATCATCAACATACAGATCAGCAGTATCCGTGTGTTTTGGAGAGGGTTGAGTCTAATGCCATTATCTGTACAATTAAAGGAGAATCAGGAGCCGTCCCAGCATACTCACtcact atTGGCATTGGGGATACTTTTGTTCTCGGGATGGGAGAAAGTACAGAAAGTCTGCATCAGTCCATAGAACCCATCTGGTCAAGTATGAAGGAGCAATAG